One stretch of Pedobacter riviphilus DNA includes these proteins:
- a CDS encoding sensor histidine kinase yields MLSTKKFSYNYKYQDFFINVGLLLWIAIFNTYNLTTNIWLSYASCILALVFCLLPVLIFSFLKTRLKNVLSRNRYVAYWCTCFFILLPLFTGIAFYLQIAKLDNAVFISTALAAVALEIMLIANQYYQKKVQHIKWIKKIGLENAVLITIILLAATISIMAVSSLENPIYQRKGFRLVGFEFNFKMLVFNFGTFLSFFSQFLIMYLCGYLLFLINSRLLVSKILKEKGLLIYLLTLSATIAVLYPLLAQILISLPINTVFGRSIFVTNPFELENAFGAFAIMLISLPIVLALQWGKQNNKILSLEKEKSQNELDLLKQQLNPHFFFNTLNNLYALSLQKSEKTPESILQLSELMRYTIYKGQEKTVKLSQELDYINDYIQLQQIRLQKTLHFEFDKQVKNDQIDIPPLLLIVFVENAFKHGIERAEDEAFLKLSLTANDTEVVFCCENSFDPEENTNCKGIGIDNLKKRLELLYPNRYTLDITSIANIFKAELKLQLT; encoded by the coding sequence ATGCTCAGTACAAAAAAATTCAGCTACAACTATAAATACCAGGATTTTTTCATAAATGTTGGCCTTTTGTTGTGGATAGCCATATTTAATACTTACAACTTAACTACCAATATCTGGCTTAGCTATGCCAGCTGCATTTTGGCTTTGGTTTTTTGTTTGCTCCCTGTACTTATTTTTTCTTTTCTTAAAACCAGACTAAAAAACGTCCTCAGTCGAAATCGATATGTTGCTTACTGGTGCACTTGCTTCTTCATCCTGCTTCCGCTTTTTACTGGCATTGCATTTTACCTGCAAATTGCGAAGCTTGACAATGCTGTTTTCATTTCAACAGCTTTGGCGGCAGTCGCCCTCGAAATCATGTTGATTGCTAATCAGTATTACCAGAAAAAAGTGCAGCATATTAAATGGATCAAAAAAATTGGTCTGGAGAACGCCGTACTCATTACCATCATTTTACTTGCAGCAACCATCTCCATAATGGCTGTTTCGAGCTTAGAGAACCCCATTTACCAAAGAAAGGGCTTCCGTTTGGTTGGTTTCGAATTCAACTTTAAAATGCTAGTGTTTAATTTTGGAACATTTTTAAGCTTCTTTTCACAATTTTTGATCATGTATTTATGCGGATACCTGCTTTTCCTGATCAATAGCCGTTTACTGGTATCTAAAATACTCAAAGAGAAAGGACTACTCATTTACCTTTTAACGCTTTCTGCCACCATCGCAGTTCTTTACCCCCTATTGGCCCAAATATTAATTTCGCTTCCCATTAACACGGTTTTTGGTCGGAGCATATTCGTAACTAACCCTTTCGAGCTTGAAAATGCATTTGGGGCCTTTGCCATTATGCTGATCAGTTTACCTATAGTTTTGGCGCTACAATGGGGAAAACAGAACAACAAGATCCTCTCGTTAGAGAAAGAAAAATCCCAAAATGAACTCGACCTGCTAAAACAACAGCTTAATCCTCATTTTTTCTTTAATACGCTTAACAACCTTTATGCATTAAGTTTGCAAAAATCTGAGAAAACGCCCGAAAGTATTTTGCAATTATCAGAACTGATGCGTTATACGATTTACAAAGGGCAGGAAAAAACAGTTAAACTTTCACAAGAACTCGATTATATCAATGATTATATTCAATTACAGCAAATCCGTTTGCAAAAAACCTTACATTTTGAATTTGATAAGCAAGTTAAAAACGATCAGATTGATATTCCTCCCCTCCTGCTAATTGTATTTGTAGAGAATGCATTTAAACATGGTATTGAACGTGCCGAAGACGAAGCTTTTTTAAAACTATCTCTAACCGCTAACGATACTGAAGTTGTTTTCTGCTGTGAGAACTCCTTCGATCCAGAAGAAAACACCAATTGTAAGGGAATTGGGATTGATAATTTGAAAAAGAGGCTCGAATTACTCTATCCCAACCGTTATACGTTGGATATTACCTCCATTGCTAATATCTTTAAGGCAGAACTCAAACTCCAGCTAACATGA
- a CDS encoding M1 family aminopeptidase has protein sequence MEAVVFTTSIKKLPYFVIRFLGLIISVFSLLVLVALGIYVGTFFLDADRLGSFHIIYFLQPLLVFALPNVLFSAGILFCTAVLTKNVRIIYVVGVLIYILYMLASIFGNSPLLATSTMKAGSPDILPLFLDPFALASFFGETRTWTSLERNQQLFPFNGTFLFNRLLWLGFTALVVLITYRLFNFRLQQQQQPKIKAAKAEQVELVPYRAFAVFSNGFRYHLNTFFAQFKLEMIFLFKNIPIMVMLLLWVFLFGVELKDQLFSGVYGIHSYPATGIIIEEIRSMKFGLVLIIFYAAETISREKSVNIHSLIYSTPVQNSVLWMAKTLSLFALVFILVTLNIGIGIVLQLTHGYFHIELPMYLSLYYYSAFPLLLFVVLIVFIQNLSTNKYLGMLLSMIVIFLVSYAERFGLAHYLFRFATVPDLLHSYFNGFGYYTNAFNWYMLYWSAFVIVIAVLTIGMWQRLVEIKVKTRFRSIGLTLKQHKWTTVLALLIWISCAAFIYHQTNTIGKYKNKQEQLNWSLAYEQKYKKLASLPQPVIKAVKMSVDLYPNEGKYSIKGTYNLKNETTLPITKIWIYVSPDINSFSVDVAESKKSEKDERFSQQFITLKTPLQPNKEVVMRFSIEVIKSGFTPFNSENSIVKNGTYIEIEKFVPHLGYCYNFECEDKHERKKAGLPEVADKPNLNKIYESINLETTISTAIDQRVITVGALQTSWVANNRQYFKYKTDIPINFMFALSSAQYTLKKERYKGIDLNIYYQPGQEYNLKSMFKAVRDALDYGNTHFAKYPLKQLTIAEIPQYKGAATAYPGVIFSAENINFLGNYSQKGSIDQSYAIAAHETAHQWWANILAPADGTGYAMLTESLAKYTENVLIEKTFGKMYLRKYLAYDNNLYFLNRNNNEEELPLAKTLDQPYVHYQKGGLTMYAVKELIGEQKFNTILSQLIIDHENPKPKATAADLVNAILKEALPKHKKFINDCFNGVVTYDLGIKVINCKKLSSGKFKIDLEIDAERLSNGDKQLPDLEVDLACFDQLEMDWEPDTKPIYAQKFQINQRKTKLSIIVGHKPKTVAIDPYGYVLDADKSDHLAVVD, from the coding sequence ATGGAAGCAGTTGTTTTTACTACTTCGATCAAAAAACTCCCTTATTTTGTCATAAGGTTTTTAGGCCTTATCATTTCTGTTTTTAGTTTACTCGTGCTGGTGGCCTTGGGTATTTACGTTGGCACTTTCTTTCTCGATGCCGATCGGTTAGGCAGTTTTCATATCATCTATTTTCTACAGCCACTTTTAGTTTTTGCCCTTCCAAATGTACTGTTCTCTGCCGGTATTTTATTTTGTACTGCCGTATTAACCAAAAATGTAAGGATAATTTATGTGGTAGGTGTGTTGATTTACATTTTGTACATGCTCGCTTCGATATTTGGCAATTCGCCATTGTTGGCCACATCGACAATGAAAGCAGGTAGTCCCGATATTTTACCCCTATTTTTAGATCCTTTTGCACTTGCCTCGTTTTTTGGCGAAACCAGAACATGGACAAGTCTAGAGCGCAATCAACAGTTATTTCCATTCAACGGTACCTTTTTATTCAACAGGTTGCTTTGGCTTGGTTTTACAGCCTTGGTGGTGCTAATTACCTATCGCTTATTCAATTTTCGTTTGCAGCAGCAACAACAGCCAAAAATTAAAGCAGCTAAAGCAGAACAGGTTGAGTTGGTTCCTTATCGTGCTTTCGCAGTTTTTTCAAATGGTTTTCGTTACCATCTGAATACGTTCTTCGCACAGTTTAAACTCGAAATGATATTCTTGTTTAAAAACATCCCCATTATGGTCATGCTATTGTTATGGGTTTTTCTTTTCGGGGTAGAGTTAAAAGACCAGTTGTTCAGTGGTGTTTATGGCATTCATAGTTATCCGGCAACAGGTATTATCATCGAAGAAATACGTTCGATGAAATTCGGTCTGGTCCTGATTATTTTTTACGCGGCAGAAACCATTAGCAGAGAAAAATCAGTAAATATTCATTCCTTGATTTACAGTACACCTGTTCAGAATTCAGTTTTATGGATGGCAAAAACCCTGAGTCTTTTTGCGCTGGTTTTCATTCTCGTCACGCTAAATATTGGGATCGGTATTGTTCTTCAGCTTACACATGGCTATTTCCATATTGAGTTACCTATGTATTTATCCTTGTACTATTATAGCGCATTCCCTTTATTACTTTTTGTAGTACTCATCGTTTTTATCCAGAATTTAAGTACGAACAAGTATCTCGGTATGTTACTGAGCATGATCGTTATTTTTCTGGTTTCGTATGCGGAAAGGTTTGGCTTAGCCCACTATCTTTTCCGATTTGCAACAGTACCTGATTTATTACATTCTTATTTTAACGGTTTTGGGTATTATACCAACGCATTTAACTGGTATATGCTGTATTGGTCGGCTTTTGTAATTGTTATTGCCGTTTTAACCATTGGAATGTGGCAGCGTTTAGTTGAAATTAAGGTTAAAACAAGATTCAGATCGATAGGCTTAACATTGAAGCAACATAAATGGACTACTGTTTTAGCATTATTGATCTGGATTTCTTGTGCTGCATTTATTTATCATCAAACCAATACCATCGGAAAATATAAAAATAAACAGGAGCAATTAAACTGGAGTTTGGCTTACGAACAGAAATATAAAAAGCTGGCAAGCCTGCCCCAACCAGTAATTAAAGCCGTTAAAATGAGTGTAGATTTATATCCTAATGAAGGAAAGTACAGCATTAAAGGTACCTATAACCTAAAAAATGAAACAACTTTGCCCATCACAAAAATATGGATCTATGTTAGTCCCGATATAAATTCTTTTTCTGTGGATGTTGCCGAAAGTAAAAAAAGCGAAAAGGATGAACGGTTTAGCCAGCAGTTTATTACCTTAAAAACACCTTTGCAGCCTAATAAAGAGGTTGTGATGCGTTTTTCTATCGAAGTAATTAAATCGGGATTTACTCCTTTTAATAGTGAAAACTCTATTGTGAAAAATGGAACTTACATTGAAATAGAGAAATTTGTACCTCATTTGGGCTATTGCTATAATTTTGAGTGCGAAGATAAACACGAACGGAAAAAAGCAGGTTTACCCGAAGTTGCAGACAAACCGAATCTTAACAAAATTTATGAGTCGATAAACTTAGAAACAACCATTTCTACAGCCATTGATCAGCGGGTGATCACCGTTGGAGCGTTGCAGACGAGTTGGGTAGCCAATAACCGGCAATATTTTAAGTATAAAACCGATATACCGATTAATTTCATGTTTGCACTGAGCAGTGCACAATACACATTGAAAAAAGAACGCTACAAGGGGATAGATTTAAATATTTATTATCAGCCTGGACAAGAATATAATTTGAAAAGTATGTTTAAGGCTGTTAGAGATGCCTTGGATTACGGTAATACGCATTTTGCGAAATACCCCCTTAAACAATTAACCATCGCCGAAATCCCCCAATATAAAGGTGCTGCAACAGCCTATCCGGGAGTGATTTTTAGTGCAGAGAACATTAATTTTCTAGGGAATTATAGTCAGAAAGGTTCTATCGATCAGAGTTATGCTATTGCCGCACACGAAACTGCGCACCAATGGTGGGCAAATATATTGGCTCCGGCAGATGGTACAGGTTATGCCATGCTCACCGAATCGTTAGCTAAATACACCGAAAATGTGCTGATTGAAAAGACTTTTGGCAAAATGTATTTAAGAAAATATTTGGCTTACGATAATAACCTATACTTTTTAAACCGGAATAATAATGAAGAGGAGCTACCCTTGGCCAAAACCTTGGATCAACCTTATGTACATTACCAAAAAGGAGGATTAACGATGTATGCGGTGAAAGAATTGATTGGAGAGCAGAAATTTAATACAATATTGAGTCAGCTTATTATCGATCATGAAAATCCGAAGCCTAAAGCCACAGCGGCCGATTTGGTAAACGCAATTTTAAAGGAAGCTTTGCCTAAACATAAAAAGTTTATCAACGATTGTTTTAACGGGGTAGTTACTTATGATTTGGGCATTAAAGTGATCAATTGTAAAAAACTGAGTAGCGGAAAATTTAAAATTGACCTGGAAATTGATGCAGAAAGGTTAAGTAATGGCGATAAACAATTACCGGATCTTGAAGTGGATCTTGCCTGTTTTGACCAGTTGGAAATGGATTGGGAACCTGATACTAAACCTATATATGCCCAAAAGTTTCAAATAAACCAGCGTAAAACCAAACTTTCCATTATTGTTGGGCATAAACCAAAAACGGTGGCTATTGATCCTTATGGATATGTATTAGATGCTGATAAAAGCGATCATTTAGCTGTGGTGGATTAA
- a CDS encoding ABC transporter ATP-binding protein encodes MVRLKIQQLTKSYQNGVKALDDVTLNIANGMFGLLGPNGAGKSSLMRTLATLQLPDAGQVHFDGNDVLQNPQEMRNKLGYLPQDFGVYPKVSAIDLLNHLAVLKGLQNKNERKEQVTSLLQQTNLFEVRKRSVSTFSGGMRQRFGIAQALLGNPQLIIVDEPTAGLDPQERNRFHDLLSEIGANRVVILSTHIVEDVNDLCTEMAVMANGKLILQGKPSRLIEKLDGKIWRKAIDKVDLAQYSSIFNVISTKIISGKCYVFVLADECPAHIFEPVYPGLEEVYFSSLFGAANQNLEAKL; translated from the coding sequence ATGGTACGGCTTAAAATACAGCAACTTACAAAATCTTATCAAAATGGTGTAAAGGCTCTTGATGATGTTACCCTCAATATCGCAAATGGCATGTTTGGTTTATTAGGACCTAATGGAGCAGGCAAATCTTCGCTTATGCGTACACTTGCTACCTTACAGCTACCAGACGCCGGTCAGGTTCATTTTGATGGAAACGATGTGTTACAAAATCCTCAGGAAATGCGCAACAAGTTGGGTTATTTACCACAGGATTTTGGCGTATATCCTAAAGTTTCAGCTATAGATTTACTCAATCATCTTGCGGTTTTAAAAGGATTACAAAATAAGAATGAACGGAAGGAACAGGTGACTTCACTTCTGCAACAGACCAATTTATTTGAAGTGAGAAAAAGATCTGTCAGCACTTTTTCTGGTGGTATGCGGCAGCGTTTCGGTATTGCACAGGCTTTATTGGGTAATCCGCAGTTAATTATTGTAGATGAGCCCACCGCAGGGCTTGATCCACAGGAAAGAAACCGGTTCCATGATCTGTTGAGTGAAATTGGTGCCAATCGGGTGGTTATCTTGTCTACCCATATTGTAGAAGATGTAAATGACCTTTGTACTGAAATGGCAGTGATGGCAAATGGCAAATTGATTTTACAGGGTAAACCCTCAAGACTGATCGAAAAATTAGATGGAAAAATCTGGAGAAAGGCAATCGATAAGGTAGACCTGGCTCAATATTCATCCATTTTTAATGTAATTTCTACCAAAATTATTTCGGGTAAATGTTATGTATTCGTCTTAGCAGATGAATGCCCGGCACACATTTTCGAACCTGTTTACCCAGGTTTAGAAGAGGTTTATTTTTCTTCCTTATTTGGCGCTGCCAATCAAAATCTGGAGGCTAAGCTATGA
- a CDS encoding helix-turn-helix domain-containing protein: protein MLSKNQELSTLQKKETLEDFYNRLKITRPEIPTPSLGMINDIGHFNVFNRSVVCTNIPSAFSRRDFYKISLIIGNGILHYADADIEIKGRALLFTNPNIPYSWESTSPKPAGFFCLFTENFIHNRNETLRDSLLWRINDSPVIHIDEEQEVTLRDIFCKMMKEMDGDYIHKYDLLRNYVQLIVHEALKVKPQDILFKQNNASARLTALFLELLERQFPIGSTEHILELKTAHDFAFRLLVHVNHLNHAVKEVTGKTTSEHISRRIATEAVALLKHTEWNIAQIAYCLGFEYPANFNIFFKRQMQCTPKGFRAN, encoded by the coding sequence ATGTTATCAAAAAATCAAGAGCTTTCTACGCTTCAAAAAAAGGAAACTTTAGAGGATTTTTATAATAGGCTGAAAATTACCCGGCCAGAGATCCCTACGCCAAGCTTGGGGATGATTAATGATATCGGGCACTTTAATGTTTTTAATAGAAGTGTGGTTTGCACCAACATCCCCTCTGCTTTTAGCCGCAGGGATTTTTATAAAATTTCGTTGATTATTGGCAATGGCATTTTGCATTATGCGGATGCTGACATAGAAATTAAAGGTCGGGCGCTACTGTTTACCAACCCGAATATTCCATATTCCTGGGAAAGTACCTCGCCCAAACCTGCAGGTTTTTTCTGCCTCTTTACCGAGAATTTTATCCATAACCGCAACGAAACCCTTCGCGATTCGTTATTGTGGCGCATAAATGATAGTCCGGTAATTCATATTGATGAAGAACAGGAAGTAACGTTAAGGGATATTTTCTGTAAAATGATGAAAGAAATGGATGGCGATTACATCCATAAATACGATCTGTTAAGGAATTATGTGCAACTGATTGTTCATGAAGCATTAAAGGTAAAACCACAAGATATTTTATTTAAACAGAACAATGCATCGGCACGTTTAACCGCGTTGTTTCTCGAATTGTTGGAAAGACAGTTCCCAATCGGTTCTACCGAGCATATTTTAGAGTTAAAAACAGCCCACGATTTTGCTTTCCGTTTACTGGTGCATGTAAATCATTTAAACCATGCTGTAAAGGAAGTAACGGGAAAAACTACTTCTGAGCACATTTCGAGAAGGATAGCAACCGAAGCGGTAGCCTTGCTGAAACATACTGAATGGAATATCGCACAAATTGCTTATTGTTTGGGTTTTGAATACCCCGCTAATTTTAACATATTTTTTAAACGTCAGATGCAATGTACACCAAAAGGTTTTAGGGCAAATTGA
- a CDS encoding efflux RND transporter periplasmic adaptor subunit, translating into MNTKIFSTGLWSTGFLVLTAIYGCGHSESKVTPKKEKEATIATFDLKKEKLSTKLSLPGELIALQQVDLYAKVSSFVKTLKVDIGSEVSKGQLLMTLEAPEMSSQLAATQSRIKAQEAIYTASKANYNRLYETSKTPGTISTNDLDQAMAKKNSDLAQLEAAKAAYKEVSSVQDYLTIRAPFSGIISARNVNLGAYVGPTGKGSDLPLFTLQDQKNLRLAVSIPEVYTGYLKAGDEISFTVKSLPNQTFKAKVKRLSGALDVRLRSERVEMDVPNASKVLLPGMVAELDIPLPANASTFIISKKALLDTSEGLFVLKVADNKAVKVAVKKGRETEDKVEVFGELAEGDKLVAEPTEEMHEGMVIKP; encoded by the coding sequence ATGAATACAAAGATATTTTCAACAGGATTATGGAGTACAGGATTTTTAGTACTAACGGCTATATATGGCTGTGGGCACTCCGAATCGAAAGTAACACCCAAGAAAGAAAAAGAAGCAACGATAGCTACATTCGACCTTAAAAAAGAGAAATTATCAACCAAACTGAGTTTACCGGGCGAATTAATTGCTTTGCAACAAGTTGATTTATATGCTAAAGTAAGCAGTTTTGTAAAAACCTTAAAAGTTGATATCGGCTCAGAAGTAAGCAAAGGGCAGTTATTGATGACGTTGGAAGCACCCGAAATGAGTTCACAACTGGCCGCAACACAATCGCGGATAAAAGCACAAGAAGCAATTTATACGGCGAGCAAAGCGAATTACAACCGTTTGTACGAAACCAGCAAAACGCCTGGAACGATTTCTACAAACGACCTGGACCAGGCGATGGCAAAAAAGAACTCGGATTTAGCACAGCTCGAAGCAGCAAAAGCGGCCTACAAAGAAGTAAGTTCAGTTCAGGATTATTTAACCATCAGGGCACCTTTTAGCGGCATTATCTCGGCCAGAAATGTGAATTTAGGTGCTTATGTTGGTCCTACGGGTAAAGGCTCTGATCTGCCTTTGTTTACTTTGCAGGATCAGAAAAACCTGCGTTTGGCCGTTTCCATTCCGGAGGTTTATACGGGTTATTTAAAAGCGGGCGATGAAATTAGTTTCACTGTAAAATCTTTGCCTAATCAGACCTTTAAAGCTAAAGTGAAACGTTTATCCGGTGCTTTAGATGTCCGTTTACGTTCAGAGCGTGTGGAGATGGATGTTCCAAATGCTTCAAAGGTTTTATTACCTGGTATGGTAGCTGAGCTGGATATCCCGCTTCCGGCCAATGCCAGCACTTTTATCATCTCTAAAAAGGCATTATTAGATACCAGCGAAGGATTATTTGTATTAAAAGTAGCGGATAACAAAGCGGTTAAAGTGGCTGTAAAAAAAGGCAGGGAAACTGAAGATAAAGTCGAAGTTTTTGGTGAGCTGGCAGAAGGTGACAAATTAGTGGCAGAACCTACAGAGGAAATGCATGAAGGAATGGTGATTAAACCATAA
- a CDS encoding LytR/AlgR family response regulator transcription factor: protein MSLRCLIVDDEPLAHGVITEYAKDIPFISVVGHCYRATEALDFLSKQQVDLIFLDIRMPKLNGLDFLRTLPHKPLVIITSAYEEYALESFDLAVCDYLLKPFRLDRFVKAVNRALELYNLKKQTAAPTEIEKTVPGNNGQISIKADKKHILIKTDEIQYLESLGNYVKVWKDHDFLLTPRTLGSFEAQLSTDFIRIHKSYILNKKYVDYLEGNTIVLKNGREVPIGKNYKGIIKQLLNIED from the coding sequence ATGAGCTTACGTTGCCTAATCGTAGATGATGAACCGCTTGCACACGGCGTAATTACCGAGTATGCAAAAGATATTCCTTTTATTTCGGTCGTCGGCCACTGCTACCGTGCTACCGAAGCCCTGGATTTTTTGAGCAAACAACAGGTAGATTTAATTTTCTTAGATATCAGGATGCCAAAGCTAAATGGCCTGGATTTTTTGAGAACCTTACCACATAAACCGCTTGTAATTATTACCTCGGCATACGAAGAATACGCTTTAGAAAGTTTTGATCTGGCGGTTTGCGATTACCTGTTAAAACCCTTCAGGCTCGATCGTTTTGTAAAAGCGGTTAACCGCGCACTGGAATTGTACAACCTTAAAAAGCAAACTGCTGCACCCACTGAAATTGAAAAAACAGTGCCTGGGAACAATGGACAAATCTCTATTAAGGCAGACAAGAAACACATTCTGATAAAAACAGACGAAATACAATACCTGGAAAGCCTGGGTAATTATGTTAAAGTTTGGAAAGACCACGATTTTTTACTTACCCCACGAACATTGGGTAGTTTTGAAGCTCAGTTATCAACAGATTTCATCCGAATTCATAAGTCTTATATCCTCAATAAAAAATATGTCGATTATTTAGAGGGCAACACCATTGTACTCAAGAACGGCCGGGAGGTCCCTATCGGTAAAAATTATAAGGGGATAATTAAACAGTTGCTCAATATTGAAGATTAG